The Anguilla anguilla isolate fAngAng1 chromosome 4, fAngAng1.pri, whole genome shotgun sequence genome has a window encoding:
- the LOC118226185 gene encoding inhibin beta A chain-like, with the protein MSPLPLLSGFLLLCFGISAGGCTPAPTGPPQAVGGSEQAQPPPSATDCPSCALAQLQKDSPAAESQTDMVEAVKRHILNMLHLQERPNITHPVPRAALLNAIKKLHVGRVGEDGSVEIEDEGQSRAELNELAEQTSEIITFAEAGDTPDAVNFQISREGNDLSLVEQANVWLFLKLAKTNRSRAKVTIRLLQQRQGPDGQVQEVSVSEKAVDTRRSGWHTLPVSRSVQELLERGGSLLSLRVSCVQCADGGALPILAQAAERLPQPQSQSHRPFLMVVVRQTGEHPHQRRKRGLECDGKIRICCKKQFHVNFKDIGWSDWIIAPPGYHANYCEGDCPSHVASITGSSLSFHSTVINHYRMRGYTPFTNIKSCCVPTRLRAMSMLYYNEEHKIVKKDIQNMVVEECGCS; encoded by the exons ATGTCTCCTCTGCCCCTGCTGAGTGGATTTTTGTTGCTCTGCTTTGGGATTTCGGCCGGGGGCTGCACTCCAGCCCCTACGGGCCCTCCGCAGGCGGTCGGGGGAAGCGAGCAGGCGCAGCCTCCCCCCTCGGCGACAGACTGTCCGTCATGCGCGTTGGCCCAGCTGCAGAAGGACTCGCCTGCCGCAGAAAGTCAAACGGACATGGTGGAGGCGGTGAAGAGGCACATCCTCAACATGCTCCACCTTCAGGAGCGGCCCAACATCACCCACCCGGTGCCCCGCGCCGCCCTCCTCAACGCCATCAAGAAGCTGCACGTGGGCCGAGTGGGCGAGGACGGCAGCGTGGAGATCGAGGACGAGGGCCAGAGCCGAGCCGAGCTGAACGAGCTCGCCGAGCAAACCTCCGAGATCATCACCTTCGCTGAGGCAG GAGACACACCGGATGCTGTGAATTTCCAGATCTCCAGGGAAGGCAATGACCTGTCCCTGGTGGAACAGGCAAATGTGTGGCTGTTCCTCAAGCTGGCTAAGACAAATCGCAGCCGGGCCAAAGTCACCATCCGCCTGCTGCAGCAACGGCAGGGCCCGGACGGGCAGGTCCAGGAGGTGTCCGTGTCCGAGAAGGCGGTGGACACGCGGCGCAGCGGCTGGCACACGCTGCCCGTGTCCCGGAGCgtgcaggagctgctggagcgCGGCGGCAGCCTGCTGAGCCTCCGGGTGTCCTGCGTCCAGTGCGCCGACGGCGGGGCCTTGCCCATCCTGGCACAGGCGGCGGAGCGGCTGCCGCAGCCGCAGTCTCAGTCGCACCGGCCCTTCCTCATGGTGGTGGTGCGGCAGACGGGGGAGCACCCGCACCAGCGGCGCAAGCGCGGCCTGGAATGCGACGGCAAGATCCGCATCTGCTGCAAGAAGCAGTTTCACGTCAACTTCAAGGACATCGGCTGGAGCGACTGGATCATAGCGCCGCCAGGGTACCACGCCAACTACTGCGAGGGCGACTGCCCGAGCCACGTGGCCAGCATCACGGGCTCCTCCCTTTCCTTCCACTCCACCGTCATCAACCATTACCGCATGCGGGGCTACACCCCCTTCACAAACATCAAGTCCTGCTGCGTGCCCACGCGGCTGCGGGCCATGTCCATGCTCTACTACAACGAGGAGCACAAGATCGTCAAAAAGGACATCCAGAACATGGTGGTGGAGGAATGCGGGTGCTCGTAA